In the Agromyces flavus genome, TGCTCCCAGGTGGCCTCGGTCACTGCGCGTGCAGTCATGGGTGTTCTCCTCTCGGTGAAGTCGATGCGACGGTGACGTCGCTGAGCCGGATGTCGCGAAGCGGGCCGGAACGGCCGGAGCCGTCAGCCCACCTCGGCGAGCCGGTCGATGGCGACGGCCTCGTCGACCGCCTCGGCCTCGGCCTCGGCGGCCTCGGGCGTTCGCGAGTCCTCGAGGGCGGCGAGGTAGTGCTCGGCGTCGAGGGCGGCGACGGTTCCGGAGCCGGCCGCCGTGACGGCCTGGCGGTAGGTCGGGTCGATCACGTCGCCTGCGGCGAAGACGCCGACGACCGACGTGCGCGAGGATCGCCCGTCGACGTGGATCGTGCCCTCGGGCGTCAGGTCGAGCTTGCCGTGCACGAGGTGGGTGCGCGGGTCGTTGCCGATCGCGACGAACAGGCCATCGAGGTCGAGGCCGCGCACGTCGCCGGTCACGGTGTCGCGCAGGGTCACGCCGGTCACGGCCGAGTCACCGTGGATCGCCTCGACCTCGGCGTTCCAGATGAACTCGATCTTGGGGTTGTCGAACGCACGCTGCTGCATGATCTTCGAGGCCTTGAGCGAGTCGCGGCGGTGGATGACGTAGACCTTGTCGGCGAATCGGGTGAGGAAGGTGGCCTCCTCCATCGCGGAGTCGCCTCCGCCCACGACCGCGATCGTCTTCTCGCGGAAGAAGAAGCCGTCGCACGTGGCGCACCACGACAGGCCGTGGCCCGACAGGCGCTCCTCCTCGGGGAGGCCGAGCTTGCGATAGGCCGAGCCGGTCGCGAAGATGATCGCCTTCGCCTCGTGCTCCCCGCCGTTGCCGAGCTTGACGCGCTTGACGGGGCCGTCGAGCTCGAGCTCCACGACGTCGTCGTAGACGACCTCGGTTCCGAATCGCTCGGCCTGCGCCTGCATCTTGCCCATGAGGTCGGGGCCCATGATGCCCTCGGGGAAGCCCGGGAAGTTCTCGACCTCGGTCGTGTTCATCAGCTCGCCGCCGATCTCGACGGAGCTGGCGATGAGCATCGGCTTCAGCTCGGCCCGGGCCGCGTAGATGGCGGCGGTGAAGCCCGCCGGCCCCGACCCGATGATGATGATGTCGCGCAAAGCCGCTCCTGTCTCCTGCATCAGCGCGGCACCCGGTCGAGCGGATGCCACGACATGTGGAACACAGTCTAGGCGGCGGCTATTCCGGGCGACCGGCGCTCACGGGCGGGTCACAGGAGCGCCGCAGGGCGGCGGTCGCGGATGTCGCGCCGCGCCATCCGCCCGTCGTCACCCGCGGCGGAGCCGCGCGAGGGCCGGCCCGACGAAACCTCGCAGTTCGGGCGAGCGCAGGAGCCACAGGATGGCTCCGTACATCGCGGCCATCACGACGCCCACGATGGCCATGACGAGGATGGCGCTCCAGCGGTCGGCGACCGCGAATCCGCCGTCGCGGAACGCCCCGAACGCCCAGGCGATCGCGACGCCCGCGGCGATCGGGAGGATCACCGCGACGAGGTCGCGGCCGAGGCTCGTCACGACGTGACGTCCGTCGAGGGTGCCGAGCTTCGGGCGCAGCAGCGCCACGGCGAGGCCGAGCTGGATGACGCCCGCGACGGTCGTCGCGAGCGCGACGCCGACTGCGATCCACTCGCGCGGCAGGAACAGCAGGCACGCGAGCGCCGCGAGCGAGAAGAGCACGACCTGCACGAGCGTGAACAGGAACGGGGTGCGCGTGTCACCGAGCGCGTAGAAGGTGCGCTGCACGACGAACAGCACGCTGAAGGCCACGAGGCCGATGGCGAAGGCGATGATGACATTGCCGAGCGCCGACACGCTCCCGAAGTCGCCCGGCTGGAACACCGCCGCGAACGGGTAGGCCACGACGATGAGCACCGCCGACGCGAGCGTGAGGATGAGCCCGACGCCGCGTACGGCGCCGGAGAGGTCGTGGCGGACCCGTTCGAGCTTGCCGTCGCGTGCGTGCTCGCTCATGCGCGTGAAGTACGCCGTCGCGATGGACACGGTGATGACCGAGTGGGGCAGCATGAAGATCAGCCACGCGGCATCCGTCGCCGCGACCGATGCCCCGTACCCCGACGCCTCGCTCACGACGCGGGTCTGCACGATGCCGGCGAGCGTCGTGAGCAGCAGCATCCCGAACGTCCAGCCGGCCATGCGACCCGCCGAACGCAGGCCGACGCCCCGCCAGTGGAAGTCGAGGCGGTAGCGCAGGCCGATGCGGCGCCAGAACCAGAACAGCACGACCGCCTGCGCGACGATGCCGAGCGTCGCGGTGCCGGCCAAGAGGGCGACCATGCCGGGCGTCCAGTCCTCGGCCGTGCGGCTGCCGGTCGGATCGAAGCCGAACAGCAGCCCGAACGCGACGAGGCCGACGAGGGCGACGACGTTGTTGAGCACCGGAACCCACGTGAAGGGCCCGAAGCTGCGACGGGCGTTGAGCACCTCGCCGAGGAGCGTGTAGAGCCCGTAGAAGAAGATCTGCGGCAGGCACCAGAACGCGAATGCCGTGGCGAGGGCGAGCGTCTCGGGGGGGAAGTTGCCGCCGTAGATCCACGCGAGCAGCGGCGCGAGCGCGGTCGCGAGCACCGTCGCGGCGCCGATCACGACGAGGGCGAGCGTCACGAGCTTGTTGATGTACGCGCTGCCGCCGTCCTCATGGGTCGCCGCACGCACGATCTGCGGCACGAGCACCGCGCTCAGCACGCCGCCGGCGACGATGACGTAGACGGTGTTCGGCAGGCCGTTGGCGACCGCGAACGCGTCGGCGCTGGCCGAGCCGACCACGCCGATGGTCGCGGCGAGCACGATCGCCTTCAGGAATCCGAGGATGCGCGAGACGATCGTGCCCGACGCGAGGAAGAGGCTCGCGCGGGCGATGCGGTCAGTCATGCGTGGGGTCCTCGGCGGGTCTGGCGGTGTCGGATGTCGCGGGGGCGGTCGCGGACGCGGGTGCCGTGTCGCGATCGGGCTCGGGCTCGGGTCGGGGCTCGGGGTCGGGCTGGTCGACGTCGGGAGCGCGCTCGGGTGGCGCGGGCGCGGCCGCGGATGCCTCGGCCCGGGGTGCGGGCGTCACCGCAGCGACCCCGGATCCCGCGGGCGTGCGCCGGCGGCGACGGAACGCGCGGATCAGGCCGATCGCGAAGACCGCGATCACGATGCCGGCGATGACGGCGGCACCGACGCCCTCCCAGTCGGCCTGGACGTTGGCGGGCACCCGCACGCTTGAGCCTACGGGCGTGCCGTCGGGCGAGGTCAGCGAGACGACGAGCGTCACCTCGCCGCTGCCGACGCCCGCGGCGACGGGCACGCTCACGGTGCCGCGGCTGTCGGCTTCGACGGTGGCCTCGACGGGCTCCTCGACGATCAGTCGGCCGTTCGAGGGCGCGACCTGCACGGTCACGTCGACCGGGTACGGCAGGTCGTTCTGCACCGTGATCGGGATGCCGGTCTCGGTGGCGACCACCAGCACGCTGCTGCTCGGCACGATCGAGA is a window encoding:
- the trxB gene encoding thioredoxin-disulfide reductase; amino-acid sequence: MRDIIIIGSGPAGFTAAIYAARAELKPMLIASSVEIGGELMNTTEVENFPGFPEGIMGPDLMGKMQAQAERFGTEVVYDDVVELELDGPVKRVKLGNGGEHEAKAIIFATGSAYRKLGLPEEERLSGHGLSWCATCDGFFFREKTIAVVGGGDSAMEEATFLTRFADKVYVIHRRDSLKASKIMQQRAFDNPKIEFIWNAEVEAIHGDSAVTGVTLRDTVTGDVRGLDLDGLFVAIGNDPRTHLVHGKLDLTPEGTIHVDGRSSRTSVVGVFAAGDVIDPTYRQAVTAAGSGTVAALDAEHYLAALEDSRTPEAAEAEAEAVDEAVAIDRLAEVG
- the murJ gene encoding murein biosynthesis integral membrane protein MurJ — its product is MTDRIARASLFLASGTIVSRILGFLKAIVLAATIGVVGSASADAFAVANGLPNTVYVIVAGGVLSAVLVPQIVRAATHEDGGSAYINKLVTLALVVIGAATVLATALAPLLAWIYGGNFPPETLALATAFAFWCLPQIFFYGLYTLLGEVLNARRSFGPFTWVPVLNNVVALVGLVAFGLLFGFDPTGSRTAEDWTPGMVALLAGTATLGIVAQAVVLFWFWRRIGLRYRLDFHWRGVGLRSAGRMAGWTFGMLLLTTLAGIVQTRVVSEASGYGASVAATDAAWLIFMLPHSVITVSIATAYFTRMSEHARDGKLERVRHDLSGAVRGVGLILTLASAVLIVVAYPFAAVFQPGDFGSVSALGNVIIAFAIGLVAFSVLFVVQRTFYALGDTRTPFLFTLVQVVLFSLAALACLLFLPREWIAVGVALATTVAGVIQLGLAVALLRPKLGTLDGRHVVTSLGRDLVAVILPIAAGVAIAWAFGAFRDGGFAVADRWSAILVMAIVGVVMAAMYGAILWLLRSPELRGFVGPALARLRRG